CTTGATGTATGCCATTCTTATGTCTCCTAGGATGTGTTCCCTGCTGATGTTTGGGTCCTATTTGATGGGGTTTGCGAGTGCCATGGCTCACACTGGCTGTATGATTAGGCTCAGCTTTTGTGATTCCAACATTATCAACCATTACATGTGTGAAatatttccccttctccagctctCTTGCAGTAGCACCTATGCTAATGAACTTGTGAGTTCTCTTATTGCTTGCATAATTGTTATTGTATCTGGCTTTGTTATTTTAACCTCATATGCTTCCATCctcttaaatatttttcacatGTCATCAGCTAAAGGTTGGTCCAAAGCCATGGGTACTTGTGGTTCTCACATTGTAACTGTTACTCTATTCTATGGATCTGGGCTGCTTACTTATGTCAAACCAGCATCTGCTGAGTCTGTGGACCAGGGGAaatttttctcagtgttttaCACTCTCATGGTGCCCATGCTGAATCCTCTCATTTACAGTCTCAGAAACAAGGATGTCAAACTTGCTGCAAGGAGAACCATGATGAGAATCAGAAGCACAGTGAAGAAGTGTGTTTGCAGTAGTCTTTGACTACATTGTAAGATCCTCTCATTTTCTGCACAATTACctccttctatttttctttttcctttctttcaacaGTGTGGTCAGAATTTCTACTGTAACACATAAACAggcacacacccagacacacacaaacacaaacacacacacttgtcatCAGTTGTGATATCTTTTGCCCTGTACTTGACTTGAGACTCCTCTGGACTCTCAAGATTATCCACCCTGATCTTCACTACCTGTACCAGATAGTGAAGTCTTTAGCCTGACATATTTTCTATacctaaaataatacattttgtatattttcttttatattttctctattaaaataaattcatgggATGATTTTGAGTCCTAGAAATTGTAGCCTGGAAGCCAAGTTTGCAGCATTGTAGCTCCAAGCCTTTTTATTGCTGGTTTGTTTCTAAGATAAGTACATATTTATTGTAAAAAATAGTATTTATGCAAAATAGTATTATTTGTGCAAAAATAACTGATAGAGTTATGAAGAAACAAAGACcctttctcagagttgtttcgtTATTGGTCTAAATAAGGATGTATGAGAATGATCATCTAGCCATGTTGCCTATAGTACAAAGTTTTAATAGCCAATTGGTGAATAGAAAATGCTCCCACAATAGCATTGTTTTTGAAGTAAGGCGATTagagcaaacaaaaaagtgacaCGTCACCTTGTTTCTTTAGATTATTGATCATTCTTCCAAGGATGGTGAAGCTGAGTGTTTGGTTCAAGACTTTTTGTGAAGCTTGTCAATATTTGTGTAATAAAATATGTACATTAAGAAGCCTACCAGATGTTATGTCTTTCCCGTAAAAGCAAAGTTATTTGTTCACAATAATATTAATAGAAAATTATGCACTAGAAAAATTTTCACTACAAAATTTTCTTGTGTATCTAGTGTAGAGAGTTCATTGTCATTTTCTATCTAAACCATACCTGAATTCAAAGAACGTACTAAATAGTGGAGATACAATAGTCTGCTAACAATGATTATTCAAACTGTAATTCTTATATTTACTTGAAgatcattatatttaaaaaatatgaaatgataGATTAGTAAAAAAGATCAAGTTAAGAACTTTAATCCAGCttgcttaaaattattattattaggtacTGAAGCAGTTATATCCGttataatgttttttatttaaatacagtAAATTTTCCAAGCAAAGTATGAATACCTGGGatgtagttgttttgttttcacttgttATAGTAAAGCTATTAAAATGGTTTGGCTTAAATGTTGATTACATACTCATTTTAATGAAGGCATAGACTGATATTTAAAGACACTGAATAGGTTGTAAAACATTCCTTTTCCAGGAACCTTGGGAacttagaaaatataaaacaggagTCACAGGAAAAGAATGTACTCTCTAGTCTGAGTGCAAAGTTGTAGATGGAAATACTATGAACAAATAGTCTGGGCTGAGTTTTGTCAAGTCAAATAGGCTGATCATCCTATATTTGGTAATAGTATGGATAAACTATTACAATTAGATAAGTTatagataaataattaaaagcataatttaaaaactgacatTGCAAAAATTAGTTgatgcattattttttaaagataaactcATTTGACATTAGTATTTAGAAGTACTGTATATGTATTTGTTAAAAATATGGACATAGTCTATGTATATTTCTTATCTAATTTGTGCATCATTATATCTCTAGTTACATAGTTAAAACCATAAACATTGTTTCATACTCCATATTAACAAATATTAAGTGCAtattaaatctattttaaaataaaatcttcattacATTCATTATTATATCTCAGGTGTCAATAACATAATGTGCAGCATCTTCAGGCTTAATGGTCAAGGAAACTCTGACGTTTGAAATCTCATGATTCTCCCTAACAATGGCAGTGTGGTTATCTCTGACTCGTTCacctgctcttgagactctttcCGTCCTCCTTGGTTGCCTTTTCTAGCCTTAATATGAGGtttgtgcttagtcttactgaaaaTTGTTCTGCCCTGGGAAGCCTGCTTTTTCTGAAGGAGATGGAGGAGTAGTGAATCTaggaaagatgggaggtggggatagtgggaggagtggagggagggaaatgtggttgggatataatatatgatagaagaatttaaaaaagaataaatattataatgcagttagaaatataaaattatgttgGTTTAGGAAAATGGAGGTAGTAATTTTTCTCTTGGGGTTTATGATCTTATTAGCTATGGATCATTGTCTAGGTTTACAGTACTAAGTATGAAGCCCCTTTTATTGGGCTTTATATTGGACCTTCAGTCCAATTAGATAGCTATTAATATTACAAAGATAAAACTTCCACTTTTGCACCATTGAGAATACTTTTATTCCAGGCCACATATTGTTTTGGTTCACAGCCTATATGATTGGTAGAAATATTGCTATTTCTCCTTTAGCTTGCCTAGTACCTTCTGATACTATTATGGCTGGTCTTTCTAGAATACACTACAAACTAGCTTAAGAGGGAAATTTAGAGTTTTATTGTTCCttcattaaaaaatcagaagaatTACAAATAAATGACTCAATGATACAAGTCAAGAATTTGGAAAAGTAGAATAAATCAAACACAAAGTCAGTagatgggaagaaaaataaaattcagaccagaaattaatgaaatgggaacaaataaaacaatacaaagaaacaaaaaatctaagagctggttctttgaaaagataaacaagacTGACAAATCCTTTGCCTGATTaatcaaatgaaagaaacaggaaactcAAATTAACATAATCACAAATGAATAGGGAAACATTACAATGGACATCAAAGAAATTCAGAACATTATAACACAATAATTTCAAAAGCTATGTTCCATTAATgtagaaaccctaaataaaatCGACGACTTTCTATTTTCATCCAAAGAACCAAGAATAAAGCAGGATGAGATAAACAGATTAACACAAAAGACTCATCACATATACCCACCTTCCccacacaaaaacaaaccccacaaatttggaaaaattaatatacatgcacataccatTAAGTTAAAACATTGCCCAAACAATTTGAGACAAAAAAATCTACCAAAATACCAGTAAGTGTGTTTCATTTTGGCCTTGTACCATTGGGCATGGAGCCTACCCATAGAGTTTTTATACCCAGTGAAACTCCATTTGAAGAAACTTatgtgtcttaaaattttaaagtcagtAAAAACTGAAAGAGCACATCCAGCTTCCTTTATGAAGCCAGTATCATTCTTATACTAAAATCAGGTAAAagcacaacaaagaaagaaaactacagaccaatagtCCTGACAAACACAGAAGCAAAACACCTGAATAATATATTTGCAAACCAAATACTGAAACGTATTTCCCAGTGTGCATTTGTTAGTCACATTGCTCTAGTTCTTCCTAAATTTCTGTTGTGTTTGTGGGTCTCAGCCAGATACCACCTTAGATGTTATATTCTTACTGATTGTTGGCAACTTCAATTTCAGATATTTTGGAGGACTATGAAAAGAGCAAACAGCAGTAGTGGCCATGCATTAGAGCATTCCTAAATTGAGATTTATTTTGCTCTTCTTATGATCAGAATGGGTGTATGTGTTTTTAAACTTTGAGTTTTTTTATTTCAGACATTATATACTTAATGTCTATAAGAGAAATATGAATTATTCCATATTTTAATAACCTTCcctcccacatctgacagaggactgatttccaaaatatataaggagctcaagaagctagccaccaaaacaccaaacaatgaaattaaaaggtggggtgcagaactaaatagagaattctcaacagaggaatctgaaatggctgaaagacacttaagaaagtgctcaaaatcattggccatcagagaaatgcaactcaaaacaactctgagataccacctcacacctgtcagaatggctaaaataaaaaataccaatgacaatctatgctggagatgatgtggagaaaaaggaacactcctccattgctggtgggagtgcgaacttgtaagacctctctggaaatcagtatggcggttactcagaaaaatgggaatcagtctacctcaagatccagccattcttctcttgggtatatacccaaatagtgcatgttcatacaacaaggaagtatgttcaaccatgttcatagcagcattgtttgtaatagccagaacctggaagcaacctagatgcccctcaactgaagaatggatagagaaaatgtggtagatttatacactggtgtactactcagcagaaaaaaagcaacggaatcttgaaattcacaggcaaatggatggaactagaagaaaccatcctgagtgaggtaacccagtcacaaaaagacaaacatggtattacttactcatatatgaattttagacatagagcaaaggattaccagcctataatactcttcaccaaagaaactaggaaacatgaaggactctaagggataaatgtaccccaggaatgggaagtggcatgaactcctgagctaattggtagcatgaaggtaggggagagggagctgccacaataagagcaagagaagaggagtagaggtgaggaaatggaggagcagaaatatcgagttgtgggaagaatagaggagagagagcaggatgagagataccgtatcagagggagccagtatagatctgagaagagatctggaactagggagatctccagaaacctacaaggatgacaagatctgacaatccaggcaatggtggagagaagaacctaaaagcccttcccctaaaatgagattgatgactactctttatgcaatcctagagccctcatccaatggctgatggaagcagagacagacatccacagttatacactgagctgaaatctggaatttagttgaagagagggaggaatgaagaatgaaggggtctttaccaggttggagaaacccacaggaacagttggcctgaacaagggagagcacatcgaccccagatgctgtctgggaggccagtacaggagagatccaggcccctgaacatggatgtccatAAGGAGGtgtctgcactctagggagcctctagtagtggattagtatttttccctggtgcaagaacggactttgagagcccatcccacatgaagggatacactctggccctggacacatggggaagggaccaggcccagcccaggaagatatggtggactttgcagagcccccattgagcaccctaccctgcctgcctggggagtggtgggttgatggggtgggggttaggttgtgtgtgtgggaggatggttggggtgaggggagggagagggagaagggacttacatgtaaaacaagcttgttccctaactttaactaataaataaattaaaaataaataaccttCCCTCAGctgacaatttctttttcttatacatGAAATGCATTGATGATAGCTCTTGTTGTGGAGTATTAGTTTAAGAAgcattatattaatttattctgtggaatatttgtttaatgatacaaagatatattgcattcttttatgttgcatttgtttagctatGTGAACCTGCATTGCTGTGCCTGTTTAAATCGCCAGATTGTTGTAATAAATGGCTGAACAGTCGataacaaggcaggagaaagaatagttGGGGCTGGAAGACACACATAAGAGgtaaaaagatgaagaagagaagaaaaacatgagAAGTGggggacaccaggggccagccacccagccacaagACAAGCCACAGACTAAGAAATAAAGACTGGTATATGGcacagagaaaggtaaaatcccagaggcaaaagatagatggaataattcaagttaagaaaagctggacgttgatggcacacgcctttaatcccagcacttgggaggcagagacaggcagatctctgtgagttcgaggccagcctggtctccagagtgagtgccaggatagactccaaagctacacagagaaaccctgtctcgaaaaacaaaaacaaaaaaaaaaagaaaaaagaaaaaaaagaaaaaaagaaagaaaaagaaaaaagaaaaaaagcaaaagaaaagctggccagaatcaagccaagttaaggctggTCATTCAAAAGAGTAAGTCTCCAtctgattatttgggagctgggtggcaggcaaccatagagtaaaagaaaaaaacaaaacaaaacaaaaacaaaaactataagcTTTCTTGTGTTTTGTCTCTTACTTTTAAATATGGGTGTGATTCACTCAATTTATTTTTCCTAGTTGTTACTTCAATTTTCTTACTCCTTTGCATGACAAACTATGAATTAAATTTTAgcttatttgaaataaattttgacCTGCTATTAAACTGAACCTATTCCTATCAAACTGGTTAttttaaggaaatagaaattaaaggcTAGCCTCATGACTGATGATAGAAATGTGAATACCATGCAATATTTGTAGAACTCAAGAGGCACAAAGTTAGGATGGGAAAATGTCAAAATCTCTTTGCCTTATTTTTCTTTAGCTGTGTTTTATCAATGTCCaataattttcttgaaattttagaAGGGTATCCACTGTAAGCTAGAATATTTTTTTTCGAGGCATGTATGTTCCATTCCAGTCTTAGGCTTCTGAATGGGCAAGAAAACAGATTACTGGGTACTTTAAACTCAATATCAGAAATCAAATTTATGCTATTAAAGTGCACTCTAGTTGACCATGAAAAATTGTTATAGGTTAATTGAGTAACACATAACTTAAAATGTCAAACTATACTAATTTTCATAGATagttattaataaatatattcataacctatttaaaattttactttatagCAATATAATCATAGTAATTAGTTCAAAAATTATTCAGATTTTTTACACTTTTGCAAGATCACCCCAGAAAGAAGGTATAAAATTTTCATCCCCCAAAAGTTCTCCCATGTTATCTTCTCAAGTTCTTTCCAATCAATCACCCACCACCTTCATTAGTGACTAGAAGTACTTATTTCTTTTGTTCCCACTAGCATAACTTTGAATATTCTTTAAAATCAGTAAAATTGTGTCACTTATACCTTTGTacatttgctttttctgtttcctttttttgaggTTCAATTGTGCTGGTGAATATACCATCATTATTTTCTGAGATAAAATGCctttgaatatatttataataatttatttattctcttgctGTTAGAGATTGGGTGGTACTATAAAATTTCAATGGACATTGGCATTCAGAATGTTCTGAGCACTTATGAAATAATTTCTATTGAACACATCTCATGTATTTgtacatattatataca
This genomic stretch from Cricetulus griseus strain 17A/GY chromosome 4, alternate assembly CriGri-PICRH-1.0, whole genome shotgun sequence harbors:
- the LOC100773068 gene encoding LOW QUALITY PROTEIN: olfactory receptor 143-like (The sequence of the model RefSeq protein was modified relative to this genomic sequence to represent the inferred CDS: deleted 1 base in 1 codon), whose translation is MKQMTVENNSLVTEFVFMGLTDQPELQLPLFFVFLLNYTATVMGNLSLMILICLNAHLHTPMYFFLFNLSFVDFFYSFVCTPKMLMGFVSEKSVISYTGCMTQLFFFDFFVNSECYVLTAMAYDRYVAICKPLMYAILMSPRMCSLLMFGSYLMGFASAMAHTGCMIRLSFCDSNIINHYMCEIFPLLQLSCSSTYANELVSSLIACIIVIVSGFVILTSYASILLNIFHMSSAKGWSKAMGTCGSHIVTVTLFYGSGLLTYVKPASAESVDQGKFFSVFYTLMVPMLNPLIYSLRNKDVKLAARRTMMRIRSTVKKCVCSSL